AGCGCCCGGGCCGTGCCGAGGATCCCGACCGCACCCTCCGGGCCCGGGTACACCGGCTCCGGCGCGGCAGCGGCGGACGGGGGATCTCCGGTGCCCGTCCTGTACTGCCCTCCGGCGGTCCGGGACGACCACGCGCTGGGGGAGGAGGTCAACGACCGGTTGGTCGAGTGGGCCGCCGAGGTCGGTGTCTACCCCGGCCAGCTCGACAAGGTCCGGTCGGCCGGCTTCGGCCGCCTCATCATGCTCGCCCATCCCGAGACCAGCGACCCTGACAGGTTGTTGGCGGCGGCCAAGTGCGCCCTCGCCGAATGGTCCGTGGACGACCACTACGTGGACGGCGAGGTGGAGGAGGCCCGCCCGGAGCTGCTCGGCCAGCGGCTGGCGATCGCCCACTCGGTGATCGACCAGGCGCACCTGCCGCTGAAGTACGCACCCCAGCTGGAAGAGGTGGTGCGTGCGGACCCGGTCATGGTCGCCCTGCGCTCGAGCCTGGACAACCTGGCCGGAATCGCGTCCCACGCCCAGATGCGACGGCTCCGGCACGAGCTGAGCATCATGTTCGTGGCCTACAACCAGGAGGCGGTCTGGGCCACCACGGGGCAACGGCCGCCCATGTGGGAGTTCCTCATGCACCGGCACGAGAACAGCTTCGTCCCGTGCATGGCGCTGATCGACACGCTCGCCGGGTACGAGCTCCCCCAGGAGGAGTTCGCCGACCCCCGGGTCCGCCGGGTGTTCACGATGGCGGGGTCGGCGACCGTGATCGTCAACGACCTCTACTCCATGGCCAAGGAGGACCCCTCCGACTTCAGCGTGCCCCGGCTGATCGCCACGGAGGAGGGCTGCTCCGAGCGCGAGGCGATCGATCGCACCGTGCTCCTCCACGACGAACTGATGCACACCTACGAGGCGGAGGCCGCCGCGCTCGCGCTCACCGGATCACCGGAACTGCGCCGGTTCCTCGCCGGAGTGTGGGCGTGGACCGGAGGCAGCCGCGAGTGGCATGCCAGCAGCGGCCGCTACCACGGCACCGGAACCGGCGCGAACTGACCGGAGGCCGAACCGAACACCCGAAGTCCCCCGGCGCGGGTCGACACGACCCCCGCCCCGGTTCGGCGCGCACCGAACCGACCGAACACACCCTCACGACTCCAAGGAGCCATACGCGATGACCGCGACCATGCCCTCTCAGAACCAGGCGTCGGCCCGGGTCCTGCGCACCGACTACCAGCGGTCCGTGGCGGACTACTGGAACGAGGAGCAGGACCCCGTCAACATCCGCCTCGGTGAGGTCGACGGCCTGTTCCACCACCACTACGGGATCGGCGACTACGACCCGTCCGTCCTCGAAGGGCCCGAGGAGACCCGCGAACAGCGGATCATCGAGGAGATGCACCGCCTGGAGACCGCGCAGGCGAACGTCCTGCTGGACCACCTCGGGGACATCACACCGAACGACCGCATCCAGGACACCGGTTCCGGCCGCGGCGGCACCAGCTTCATGGCCAACGCCCGGTTCGGCTGCCACGTGGACGGGGTGAGCATCTCCGAGAAGCAGGTCGGCTTCGCCAACGACCAGGCCAGGGAACGCGGCGTGGACGACAAGGTGCGGTTCCACTTCCGCAACATGCTGGACACCGGCTTCGAGACGGGTTCGATGCGGGCCATCTGGAACAACGAGTCCACGATGTACGTGGACCTGTTCGAACTCTTCAGCGAGCACGCCCGGCTGCTGGAGTACGGCGGCCGCTACGTCACCATCACCGGCTGCTACAACGACGTCACCGGCGGCCGCTCCAAGGCGGTCAGCCGGATCGACGAGCACTACACCTGCAACATCCACTCCCGGAGCCAGTACTTCCGGGCGATGTCGGCCAACAACCTCGTCCCGATCAACGTCGTCGACCTCACCGCCGCGACCATCCCGTACTGGGAGCTGCGTGCGCAGTCGCAGGTGGCGACCGGGGTCGAGGACCCGTTCCTGACCGCTTACAGGGAGGGCAGCTTCCACTACCTGCTCATCGCCGCCGACCGGGTCTGATCCGGCCCCGCGGCCCGGGGCGCGGCTTCCTGGAGGTAGCGTCGCCGTCAGCCGCCCCGTGAGGCGGGCGCCGACTCTCCACCGAAGCAGGACATGCGGGCGCCCGCCTCCTGGCGGGGCGGGCGCCCCGGTCCCGGGCCGTACCGTCGCCAAGCCGTCGATTTCGAAGGATGCCCATGACCACCGACACCGCTACCGGGGGCCCCGGACCCGCGAACGAGACCGTGCGGGGTGAGCGCGAACCGATCCTGCTGGAACTGGTCGACGAGTCCGGCACGACGACCGGAACCGCCGAGAAGCTGTCCGTGCACCAGGCCCCTGGCCGGCTGCACCGGGCCTTCTCGGTCTTCCTGCTCGACGAGCGGGGCCGCCTCCTGCTCCAGCGCCGCGCCCTGACCAAGTACCACTCGCCCGGCCTGTGGTCGAACACCTGCTGCGGCCACCCCCTCCCGGGCGAACCGCCCTTCGCGGCGGCGGCCCGGCGCACGGGCGAGGAGCTGGGGATGGCCCCGGAACTGATGCGCGCCGCCGGAACGGTGCGCTACCACCACACGGACCCGGTGTCCGGGCTGGTGGAGCGCGAGTACAACCACCTGTTCGCCGGGGTGGTCCGAGCCGAACCCCGACCCGACCCCGAGGAGGTGGCGGAGACGGCCTTCGTCGACCCCGCCGCGCTGGAGCGCCTGCGGGGAGAGGCCGAGTTCTCGGTGTGGTTCCCCACGGTCCTGGACGCCGTCCGCCCCGCCCTGCGCGAACTGGCCGGTTCGGCCGACTGGTAGCGGCCCCGGAGCGTGCCCGCGGCGCGGTGGGCGAGGGCGGAGCGGCCTTTCCGGGCGGTGTGAGCGGTCACGGTGCTCGTCGGGCCGTGCGGGCGGGTGTCCGCACGGCCCGACGGAGTTACCGGGGCTGTCAGCAGCGGGTGTTGATGGTGCTCTGGATGGAGGACTTCTCGGCGCTGGTCACCGACAGGTTGTAGCGGTGCTTCACGTTGACCCAGGCCTTGACGTAGTCGCAGTGGATCGCGGTGCGCGGGGGCATCCACGCGGAGGGGTCGCGGTCGCCCTTGGACCGGTTGCTGGAGGCGGTCACCGCCCACAACTGGGGCGAGGAGACGTCGTTGGCGAAGGCGCGGCGCCGGTCGGTGGACCAGGTGTTGGCGCCCGACCGCCAGGCGTCGTACAGCGGCACCATGTGGTCGATGTCGAACTCGGAGGCATTGCCGGTCCACACGCCGTCGTACTCGCTGGACCAGCGGCCCGACGTCGGCCGGCAGTTCCCGTCGACCTGGACGGTGTGGCCGTCGCGGCGCAGGACGAACTCGCGGGCGTCGCAGGGGCTGTCGACGATCACCCAGTGCGGGAAGAGGCTGCGGTCGTAGCCCGAACCGTTGTTCTTGGCGCGGACCGTCAGACCGTTCAGCTGGGTCTGTGCGGCGGAGGCGGAGGGGATGCCGGGGGGAAGGACGTGGTGGGCCAGGGCCGGGGCGGCCCACCCCAGGGCGGCGATGAGGACGGCGGCGGCGAATACGGCCAGGGAGCCGAGCACCGTCCGGCGCACGCCGGTGGCGGGGGAGGGAGCGGGGGAGGCGGGCAACGTGTCTCCTGGGGGAGGAAAGTGACAGGTCGGACACCCACACCATGATCGTTTCCGGGGCGCCCGGCCAGTCCCCTTGCGTTAATTTCCCGGTGTCTTCGGGTGGCGTCCCGGTGACGGGACCCGCCCGTGCCCCGCGCCCCGGTGACGGACTGCCGGTAGCCTCGTAGCGGCTCCGGGCGGCTCGCCGCCGGGGCCCGGATCCGTCGAACAGGGTCCGTCGAACCGGGTGTGTGCGGGCCGTCGGGTCCGGCGCGCCCACGGCCGAGAGCGGTGTCGGTTGTACGCAGGGACCTTCTCGATCGTCGCCC
This DNA window, taken from Nocardiopsis exhalans, encodes the following:
- a CDS encoding family 2 encapsulin nanocompartment cargo protein terpene cyclase — translated: MSLMSRMSASAAGHKTAELVDALLRDPHRPGKPDLLTAPGGPAPTGPTAAGTDVPHRVVSRLPPGPTGIGTSAARILLPEAPRSTGAVTGTAPAARTSGSARAVPRIPTAPSGPGYTGSGAAAADGGSPVPVLYCPPAVRDDHALGEEVNDRLVEWAAEVGVYPGQLDKVRSAGFGRLIMLAHPETSDPDRLLAAAKCALAEWSVDDHYVDGEVEEARPELLGQRLAIAHSVIDQAHLPLKYAPQLEEVVRADPVMVALRSSLDNLAGIASHAQMRRLRHELSIMFVAYNQEAVWATTGQRPPMWEFLMHRHENSFVPCMALIDTLAGYELPQEEFADPRVRRVFTMAGSATVIVNDLYSMAKEDPSDFSVPRLIATEEGCSEREAIDRTVLLHDELMHTYEAEAAALALTGSPELRRFLAGVWAWTGGSREWHASSGRYHGTGTGAN
- a CDS encoding geranyl diphosphate 2-C-methyltransferase, which codes for MTATMPSQNQASARVLRTDYQRSVADYWNEEQDPVNIRLGEVDGLFHHHYGIGDYDPSVLEGPEETREQRIIEEMHRLETAQANVLLDHLGDITPNDRIQDTGSGRGGTSFMANARFGCHVDGVSISEKQVGFANDQARERGVDDKVRFHFRNMLDTGFETGSMRAIWNNESTMYVDLFELFSEHARLLEYGGRYVTITGCYNDVTGGRSKAVSRIDEHYTCNIHSRSQYFRAMSANNLVPINVVDLTAATIPYWELRAQSQVATGVEDPFLTAYREGSFHYLLIAADRV
- the idi gene encoding isopentenyl-diphosphate Delta-isomerase is translated as MTTDTATGGPGPANETVRGEREPILLELVDESGTTTGTAEKLSVHQAPGRLHRAFSVFLLDERGRLLLQRRALTKYHSPGLWSNTCCGHPLPGEPPFAAAARRTGEELGMAPELMRAAGTVRYHHTDPVSGLVEREYNHLFAGVVRAEPRPDPEEVAETAFVDPAALERLRGEAEFSVWFPTVLDAVRPALRELAGSADW
- a CDS encoding HNH endonuclease family protein — its product is MPASPAPSPATGVRRTVLGSLAVFAAAVLIAALGWAAPALAHHVLPPGIPSASAAQTQLNGLTVRAKNNGSGYDRSLFPHWVIVDSPCDAREFVLRRDGHTVQVDGNCRPTSGRWSSEYDGVWTGNASEFDIDHMVPLYDAWRSGANTWSTDRRRAFANDVSSPQLWAVTASSNRSKGDRDPSAWMPPRTAIHCDYVKAWVNVKHRYNLSVTSAEKSSIQSTINTRC